From a region of the Anoplopoma fimbria isolate UVic2021 breed Golden Eagle Sablefish chromosome 16, Afim_UVic_2022, whole genome shotgun sequence genome:
- the ednrbb gene encoding endothelin receptor type B, whose translation MWTVALVFCLANILIGGEASDQHSEPFPVIEPSETASPGLLILAKQNPNSSIHPPQVGQKTPHHPMCLESAGIRDAFKYVHTLVSVVVFVIGIVGNSALLKIIYVNKCMRSGPNILIASLALGDLIHIVIDIPINSYRLMAEDWPFGLLLCKLVPFIQKTSVGITVLSLCALSVDRYRAVVSWNRIKGIGVPVWTAIEITLIWVISILLAVPEVVGFDMITMNYKDKHLRICLLHPMQTTPFMQFYKSVKDWWLFGFYFCMPLAWTAVFYTLMARKMLKNTENTLSDHTKQRREVAKTVFCLVIVFAFCWLPLYLSRILKSTIYDEKDPKRCQLLSVFLVLDYFGITMASLNSCINPIALYTVSKRFKSCFKACLCSQCLPLQAVTHDEAQSVLKSRMQDQASEQSCNIKAHEPTSTPIPEKTLPC comes from the exons ATGTGGACTGttgctcttgttttttgtttggcaAATATTCTCATTGGAGGAGAGGCCAGTGATCAGCATTCAGAACCGTTCCCTGTAATTGAACCTTCTGAAACGGCCTCCCCTGGTCTCTTAATCCTGGCAAAACAGAACCCCAACAGCTCAATTCATCCACCTCAAGTAGGGCAAAAAACACCACACCACCCTATGTGCTTGGAGTCAGCTGGAATCAGAGATGCCTTCAAATATGTCCATACGCtggtctctgttgttgtttttgttattggaATAGTGGGAAATTCAGCCTTACTGAAGATCATATATGTAAACAAATGCATGAGAAGTGGGCCAAACATTCTCATTGCGAGTCTTGCTTTGGGGGATCTGATCCACATTGTGATAGACATTCCAATCAACTCATACAGG CTCATGGCAGAAGATTGGCCATTTGGTTTGTTGCTGTGCAAACTTGTCCCCTTCATACAGAAAACATCTGTTGGAATTACTGTGTTGAGCTTATGTGCTTTGAGTGTTGACAG ATACCGAGCTGTAGTATCCTGGAATCGAATCAAAGGCATCGGGGTTCCAGTGTGGACAGCAATCGAAATAACTCTGATATGGGTTATTTCTATCCTGCTGGCTGTGCCTGAAGTTGTCGGCTTTGATATGATAACAATGAACTATAAAGACAAGCATCTGAGAATATGTCTGCTTCATCCCATGCAAACCACTCCGTTCATGCAG TTTTATAAATCAGTAAAGGACTGGTGGCTGTTTGGATTCTATTTTTGCATGCCACTGGCTTGGACTGCCGTCTTCTACACACTCATGGCAAGGAAAATGCTGAAGAATACTGAGAATACATTAAGCGACCACACCAAGCAg agacGAGAAGTCGCAAAAACCGTCTTCTGCCTGGTGATTGTCTTTGCATTTTGTTGGTTACCTCTATACCTAAGCAGAATCTTGAAATCAACCATATATGATGAGAAAGATCCTAAGAGGTGTCAGTTACTGAG TGTCTTTCTTGTGCTGGATTATTTTGGCATTACGATGGCATCACTCAACTCGTGCATCAACCCCATCGCATTGTACACAGTCAGCAAGAGATTTAAAAGCTGTTTCAAG GCATGTCTGTGCAGTCAGTGTCTACCTCTTCAAGCTGTTACCCATGATGAGGCGCAGTCTGTTTTGAAGTCCAGAATGCAGGATCAAGCCTCAGAGCAGAGCTGCAACATCAAAGCTCACGAACCGACTTCCACACCTATACCTGAGAAAACCTTACCTTGTTAA